The Amycolatopsis sp. 195334CR genome window below encodes:
- a CDS encoding serine hydrolase, whose translation MSRFVRHRLDRLHHALARHVDSGLLPGAVTALSSRGETHVDVTGEGLQRDSIFRISSMTKPIAAVGAMVLVEECVLRLDEPLTEWLPELANPKVLRDPTGPLDDTVPAEREITLRDLLTFRNGFGMLPFSPELHPIQEAAAELNPFGPPLPKTTLTADQWLAKLGELPLMHQPGTRWLYNTGSDILGALLIRASGQDLETFLTDRVFTPLGMVDTAFSVPADKLDRFTVSYMPDQQTGELKVYDEVEGEWSKPPVFPSAAAGLVSTAADVLAFGRMFLDPASDVLSRTTIATMTADHLTPEQKAVSGFFPGYFDNRGWGFGVAVTTRRDSIFETPGRFGWDGGLGTSWATDPDEDLVGVLLTQRADFPLLSKPYQDFWTSAYQALA comes from the coding sequence ATGAGCAGGTTCGTGCGCCACCGTCTCGATCGGCTCCACCACGCCCTCGCCCGCCACGTCGACTCCGGGCTGCTGCCCGGCGCGGTCACCGCGTTGAGCAGCCGGGGCGAGACACACGTCGACGTGACCGGTGAGGGCCTCCAGCGGGACTCGATCTTCCGGATCAGCTCGATGACCAAGCCGATCGCCGCGGTCGGGGCGATGGTGCTGGTCGAGGAGTGCGTGCTGCGCCTTGACGAGCCGCTCACCGAGTGGCTTCCCGAACTGGCGAACCCGAAGGTGCTGCGCGACCCCACCGGACCGCTCGACGACACGGTGCCCGCCGAGCGGGAGATCACCCTGCGCGACCTGCTCACCTTCCGCAACGGCTTCGGCATGCTGCCGTTCTCCCCGGAGCTGCACCCCATCCAGGAGGCCGCCGCCGAGCTGAACCCGTTCGGCCCGCCGCTGCCGAAGACCACGCTGACCGCCGACCAGTGGCTCGCCAAGCTCGGTGAACTGCCGCTGATGCACCAGCCGGGCACGCGCTGGCTGTACAACACCGGCTCCGACATTCTCGGAGCCCTGCTGATCCGCGCCTCCGGTCAGGACCTCGAAACCTTCCTGACGGACCGCGTCTTCACCCCGCTCGGCATGGTCGACACGGCGTTCAGCGTGCCCGCGGACAAGCTCGACCGCTTCACCGTCTCCTACATGCCCGACCAGCAGACCGGCGAGCTGAAGGTGTACGACGAGGTCGAGGGCGAATGGAGCAAACCACCGGTCTTCCCGTCGGCCGCGGCCGGGCTGGTGTCCACCGCGGCGGACGTGCTCGCCTTCGGGCGCATGTTCCTCGACCCCGCGTCGGACGTGCTCTCCCGCACCACGATCGCCACGATGACCGCCGACCACCTCACCCCGGAGCAGAAAGCCGTGTCCGGCTTCTTCCCCGGTTACTTCGACAACCGCGGCTGGGGCTTCGGCGTCGCGGTCACCACGCGTCGCGACAGCATTTTCGAAACCCCCGGCCGCTTCGGCTGGGACGGCGGTCTCGGCACGTCGTGGGCCACCGATCCCGACGAGGACCTGGTCGGCGTCCTGCTCACCCAGCGCGCCGACTTCCCGTTGCTGAGCAAGCCCTACCAGGACTTCTGGACCTCGGCCTACCAGGCGCTGGCATGA
- a CDS encoding cysteine desulfurase-like protein → MTARDAFPALRDGYAYLDGAAGTQVPTSVVDAIADTYRRGIGNVGGAFPASHRADEIVLNARAAVADLVGGDPRGVVFGPNMTTLTYRLANTLAAGWQPGDEIVVTRLDHDANVRPWVQAAAKAGATVKWAEIDAVGELPADQFDGLLSDRTRLVAVTAASNVLGTRPDVASITAAAHAAGALTYVDGVHATPHGPTDRTALGADFYATSAYKWCGPHIGAVVADPALLETLRPDKLASSSDEVPNRFETGTLPFADLAGVTAAVEHLAGLATATGTRRERLLTSMTAAEAHEQELFARLLDGLGQIRGVTLHGAPARRTAVAYFTFDGQTPRETAELLAAARVNVWNGHNYAWELTGALGIRDSGSAVRASIIHYNNSEDVDRLLNALST, encoded by the coding sequence ATGACCGCCCGCGACGCTTTCCCCGCCCTGCGGGACGGTTACGCCTACCTGGACGGCGCCGCCGGGACGCAGGTCCCCACGTCGGTGGTCGACGCGATCGCGGACACCTACCGCCGCGGGATCGGCAACGTCGGCGGTGCCTTCCCCGCCAGCCACCGCGCCGACGAGATCGTGCTGAACGCCCGCGCCGCGGTGGCCGACCTGGTCGGCGGCGACCCGCGAGGCGTTGTCTTCGGGCCCAACATGACCACCCTCACCTACCGCCTGGCGAACACCCTCGCGGCGGGGTGGCAGCCGGGCGACGAGATCGTGGTGACCCGGCTCGACCACGACGCCAACGTCCGCCCGTGGGTGCAGGCCGCCGCGAAGGCCGGTGCGACGGTGAAGTGGGCGGAGATCGACGCAGTCGGCGAACTGCCCGCCGACCAGTTCGACGGGCTGCTCTCCGACCGCACGCGCCTGGTCGCCGTGACCGCGGCGAGCAACGTGCTCGGCACCCGGCCGGACGTCGCGTCGATCACCGCCGCCGCGCACGCGGCCGGCGCGCTCACCTACGTCGACGGTGTGCACGCCACCCCGCACGGGCCCACCGACCGGACCGCACTCGGTGCCGATTTCTACGCCACCAGCGCGTACAAGTGGTGCGGGCCGCACATCGGCGCGGTGGTCGCCGACCCGGCGTTGCTCGAAACCCTGCGACCGGACAAGCTGGCCTCGTCCAGTGACGAGGTGCCCAACCGCTTCGAAACCGGAACGCTCCCGTTCGCCGATCTGGCCGGGGTGACCGCGGCGGTCGAGCACCTCGCCGGACTCGCCACCGCCACGGGCACCCGCCGCGAACGGCTCCTCACCTCGATGACCGCCGCGGAAGCGCACGAGCAGGAGTTGTTCGCGCGCCTGCTCGACGGCCTCGGCCAGATCCGCGGCGTCACCCTCCACGGCGCACCGGCCCGGCGCACCGCGGTGGCCTACTTCACCTTCGACGGGCAGACCCCGCGGGAGACCGCGGAACTGCTGGCCGCCGCCCGTGTCAACGTGTGGAACGGGCACAACTACGCGTGGGAACTCACCGGCGCGCTGGGCATCCGGGACTCCGGCAGCGCGGTCCGCGCGAGCATCATCCACTACAACAACAGCGAAGACGTGGACCGCCTGCTCAACGCACTGTCCACTTAG